The genomic interval CCGCCATCACCGCCCGTTCTCAGGCGACCGGTGGCGCCAAGCGAACCGTCGATCAGGCGGCCATAGAGGTCGCGGATTTCCAGCCCGAGCCGTCGCTGACCGAAATACCATTCATCCGGCTGCGGCGGTTCATAGCGGGTGAGGTTCAATATGCCGACATCCACAGCCGCGACGATGACATAGGCCTTTTCGCCCACGCCCGCGCCGGCGACACTGATCGGAATTTCAAGCGGCTGACGCGGCAGCGTCTTCTGCGGCGCGCCTAGCGTTACCGCAAGCTTGCGCTCGGCGGGATCGACGGCAAGCCACTTGATGCCTATGGCGCGCATCGGCATGCGGCTTTCCTGCGCATCGCCCGGACGGAACAGCGTGGCCGTCACATACGCCCCCGCGCCCCATTCCTCGGTAACGGGAATGTCGATCTCGCCGCCATCCGCACCGATCTCAGCATTCTGCACGGAAATCAGCTTTTCCGAACCTGACGTGACCATCAGCTGACCGGCAAAACGCGACGATACCTTGAGTTTTGCGGTATCGCCGATCTTGTAGTTTTGTTTGTCCAGCGCGATTTCCAGCGCATCCGGCGTCTCTGTCGAGCTTGCCTCGACGTAGAAACCAGCATCGAATTCGACGCTCGAAACCGGTGCGCCATTGCCGGCACCTTCCACTTCCAGCCTGTAGCGGCCCCAGGTGACAGGCACGGAAATCTCACCGCCATTGGCATCGACGGAAACCGTGCCGGTTTCGGTCTGTTTGGTATATTCCACCGGTTCGTACCGCCAGGAGTTACCCTGACGATACCATTGATAGTTTCGCTCTACCTTGATGAGCTTCCAGCTGAGGCCACTCATCGCCTGTTTCGCGCCATCAGCTGTCACGCCGATAATGTGGAAACGGCCAACGGAATTCTGGGCGAGATCACCCGAAAACTGCGGTTTGATGCCGATGACAGGTGCTTGCGCCTTCACCGGCAGCGTCAGAGATCGTTCGACGGCGCGGCCACCGGCCTCGCGCATCCGAACGATGACGTTGGCGGAAAGCAGCTGCGTGGTGGAAGGCAAATCCGTCAGATCGACATTGAAGCTTGCCTTGCCTTCTTCGTCCAGCGCCGGCAGATCGGCAAGCGCGGTGCGATTTTCTTCTTCACTTTCCTCATCGGCCAGACCGAAGAAATAACCCTCGAAGTCGGTACTCGTGCGGGTCGGCTTGACGGCGACCTCACCTTCCAGCGTCAGGCCGGCTGCGGGCGCGCCGTAGAGATAACGGCCATCGACGTCGATTGGCGTTTCCGCGCCCGGCTCGATCTGTTTCACCTTGCTGGAAAGATCAAACTCGGTGCGATCAGGCACGAAATCATCGACCAGAAAGCTCTTTTCGCTGATCGCAGCCGTTTTCGGATCAGTATGAATGCGCAGCGTCCAGGTGCCGCGCATGGCATTCGCCTGCAAGGGCAGATCGACCGCATGGCCGCCGAGCGCCTTGCCGTCACTCACGAAACGCCGGTCCTCGACGCCATCAGGACGCGAGAAGATGAAGGTCAGCGGCAGATCCTCGATCGCCTTGCCGTCAACATCACGGGCCAGCGCTGCCGCGTGCACGGTCTCGCCGGCGCGGTAGATGCCGCGCTCTGTCCAGCTGAACACGTCGATGGCGCCGGGGGCCGCGCGGCCAGTCACACCACGGTCGGAAAGATCGAAACCGGCGCGCGTCATGTCCAGAAAGACGTAGTCCTTGTCGCCGTTGCGCGCTGTGAGGATGGCTGGCGCCTGCGCCGCTGTGCCACGCATCAGGCCTGCCGAAAATACTGCCCTGCCGTCTGCATCCGTCTTTGCCGTGCCGAGCACTTCGTTGTTCTTGGCGAGCAATTGCAAGTCCACCCCGCCAAGCGGTGCGGCGCTGCCGAGCGAGCGCACGAATACGTTCAGGCCATCGGTGCCGGCATAGGTGGTGATGCCCGTATCGGAAACGAGGAACCACTGCGTGGCGCGCGAATCCCATGTCTCCGGTGCGGTGCCGGGCGGTACGGCGGTCAGCACATAGATGCCGGGCTTCCGCTCCGGCAAGGCTTCGTCCACCGGAAAGCTCGTCACTACGTCCTTGTTGAGGTCCGGCTGAATGTCTATCGAACCTTGCCAGACCAGCTCGCCGATCTCGTTTTCAATACGGTCGGCGTTGTAACCGTCCATCTGCGTCAAAAACTGCGAGTTTGCCAAGACCGACGTGATGTTACGGTCGCCAATACGGTAAAGCTTCAGATCGGCCTTTTCGGCATTGACCGAAACGATGGGAATGCCGCGCCGCGCCGTGCCCGGCAGCACGAAGTTCTCGCCGGTGAAGCGGACGCTCGCTGCACGGTCACGCACGTAGATATCGAGATCGACCTGCTTTTCCAGCGGTTCTTCCACCGAGGACGGCAGGCCGGCGCGGAACGCAATCTTGTAACGCTGACCATGGGTCAGCCCCTCGACGCAAATCTCACTGCCCTTCGCCTCGATCGCCTTGGGTGCAGCACCATCCAATGTGACGAAAGAGGAATAATCGACACCGTTCTTCACCAGCGGTTCGGAAAACTGCACGCATGCGCGCGGGCTGACACTATCCGTATCAATCGTATTGTTGATGACGCGGAATCCCTGGCGCGTGCGCAGATCGGCATAGGCCGCCTTCGTCTGCGCATTATCGGAAAGTGTGAGGCTCTCCTTATAGGCATTAAGCGCCGCACGATAATTCTGGGTCTTTTCGAAAGCCTGGGCCAGCCGGTTCAACGCCTCGGTGCGGGCACTGACCGTGCGGCTCAACTGATAGGCATTGATGGCAGCGGAAGCGGCCTGGCCCGCAATCGCGTAATTGTCGGTAACCTGCGCCGCCCTTTGCGAAAATTCGGCCCAGAGAGCACCGTCATCGGGCGAAATCGCAAGAGCCGCCTTGTAGGTTTCGATCGCGTCGGCTGCCGCCTGCTGCCTTGCCGTTTGCAGCAGGTTCTCCAGTCCCTGGCTCTGCTGCTCCGCGCTTGCCGCAAGGCCCGATTTCAGCCGACGCGCTTCCTGCTGCAGGCTATCAGTCACGAAAGAAAGACGCTGCGGTGCACCGATATCGGCTTCAGCGACAACCTGCACGATCTTGCCGGCGACGGCACCGGGGAAGGCATTGAGCTGATTGAAATCCGATTTAAGGAAACACCATTGCACCTTGGGATTGTAGGTGAACGCCTTGCAGGCGGTATCGCCGACGCAAATCTCGCCGCACTGCTCAAGCGAGACATTCTGCTCGGTTCTGAGATCGAACCCGAAATAATCGCCATTTTTGGTGGTAACCACCTTGCGGGAAGGTTCCGCCGCCACAGCTGGAATAAAAGTAATGGCGGTTGAGACCGCAATCAACGAGATCCGGACGAGCGCGCGCAACGACATCAGTTTTCTCCCCGCAACAGACATGTCGGGCGGGACTCTGGTCAAATCCACGCACGGTTGTCAACGCATCATCGTCAATTTGCGACGTGACACTGTGGAGAGAGCGGCAGGCAGGGCTAACGCTAGTCTTCTAATTTGCGCGCTTCGGAAATCAGCATGATCGGCACCCCGTCGCGGATCGGGTAGGCGAGCCCTGCGCTTTCGGACACAAGCTCGTTGCGGGCGCGATCGTAGGAAAGACGTCCCTTCGTCAAGGGGCAGACCAGCAGCTCAAGCAGCTTGGGATCGGCATTGCTCATCCTGTCGTCCATGGCGGCGATCCTACTGCAGCACAGTACCGGCCTCGCCCGAGCCCTGGGCAAGAACGATCTCGGTGATGGCGATCAATGTTTCGGCCCGCGTCCTCAGGTCAGGCGCTTCCAGCAGCGCCTGCTTTTCGGCAGGACCAAAGGGAGACATCATGGAAAGCGAATTGACGAGGACACGATTGCCTGCGCGCTCCACGCTTTCCCAATCGGCTTCCAGCTGGTTCGCATCCAGAAACGCACGGAATACCCGCAGCAGATTTTCGCGGTCCACAGCGTCCTCATCATACTCGCCGGAAAGATCGGCGATGAAGGGCGCGTGCCGGAAACTGCGATAGGGTTTGCCCACATCCACCTCTTCCAGCAGGCGGAAGCGGCAGATGCCAGTGAGCGAAATGACATAACGCCCATCCCCGGTCTCCGAAAAGGAAGTGATGCGACCAAGACATCCGACAGCGCTCAAAGGACCACCATCATGCCCCCCCTCAATGACGTGAAGGGCCGGCTGCACCATGCCGATGACCCGGTGGCCGGCCAGTGCCATATCAATCATGGCGAGGTATCTAGGCTCGAAGACATTGAGCGGCAGGTGGCCTTCCGGCAAAAGCAACGCGCCCGACAATGGAAATACCGGCACAGTTTCCGGCAAATCATTGTTCTTCACATATCTCGCATTTCCGACATGCATGGGATCAAGCCCCCTGTTCACCGCTGCCCGGCCGGCGGATCAACCGCCATGGCCGGGATATGCCCGCATTACGAAAACAAGATCGACGAAAGCTTCCGGCGCCCGGCCACACTTGCCGGATCCTTGAAGCCCCAGGCCTCGAAAAACTCCAGAAGCTGGCGGCGCGCGCCGTCATCATCAAAGGTTCTGTCCTTGCGCATGACATAGAGCAGATGATCCGCTGCCTCATCCCGCCGCCCTTGAGCGTTGAGGACCTTGGCAAGCTTCACACGAGCCTCGTAATTATCGGGATCGAGCGCGAGATCACGTTCCAGCACCACCGGGTCGCCAATCTTGCGGGCTTCTTCATATTGCGCGATCTTTTTCGAGACGAGCTGAATGCCAGCATCTGCGGCCACTTCCGCCGGCAGGGACGAGAGGAGTTCGCTTGCCCGTTCATATTGTCCAACGGCAATCATGCATTCGGCAATACCAGCGATTGCGGCGGCGTTTTCGGGATCGGCCTGCATAACCGCGCCGAACAATTGTGCCGCGCCATTATGATCGCCATCCGCCAGAAGCTGCTTTGCCTCTGCCAAAACCGCTTCGATCTCAGCCTTCGGATCACCCGCATCAGGTCCGGCGATCTTGTCGATGAACTGCTTGATCTGGCTTTCCGGTACCGCGCCCATGAAGCCATCCACCGGCCTGCCATCCAGGAAAGCGACGATAGCGGGAATGGACTGGATGCCGAGTTGTCCCGGAATAGACGGGTGATCGTCGATATTCAGTTTCACAAGCTTCACGCGGCCATTCGCCTCGTTTACTGCCTTTTCGAGAACCGGCGTCAGCTGCTTGCACGGGCCGCACCACGGTGCCCAGAAATCCACCAGAACCGGCTGGTGGCGCGATTCCTCGAGAACATCCTTGGAGAAGGCCGCTGTTGTGGTGTCCTTGATGTGACCGGAAGACGCGCCGTTCAGCTCCCCGCTATATTGCGCGTTGCCGGACATCTGCCCGCCATAGGAACTGCCGTAAGGATTGTTCGTGCCGCTCATGCCGGTCTCCCGTAATCTCTGTCGTATTGTCTTGGTTGAAGCAAAGATCGTATCTCACTCGCTGACTTTCAAGACAAGCGGCGTGTGGCCGGTCGCCTCCAGGAAGCGAATGAGGTCTTTGTTTCCTATCGTCGTCGTCTGGTCGTTGGAAAGCGGGTGACCGTTGATAAGCTCGTTTTCCAGAAGATCGCTGTCGAGTACGAAGGTGACCTGCCCACCCGTGTCGTTGATGGCGCCGAAAACCGTGACAGATCCCGGCACGACACCCAGATATTCAAGCATTTTTTCCGGCCTGCCGAAGGATACGCGGCTTGCCGCGCCAATCGTCTTGTGAACGCTTTTCAGATCGACGACCGCGTTCTCCTCAACGGTCAGAACGAAATATTGATCCTTCTTGTCCTTCACAAAAAGGTTCTTCGTGTGGCCGCCCGGGATTAGATCACGCAACGACTGGGATTCAGCAACGGTGTAGACCGGCTCATGCTGTTTTGTCTTATGCTCGATGCCGAGCCCGTCCAGAAACGCGAACAAGTCCGCTGCCGTCTTCGGAGAATTTTCCGCCATATCCTGCCGCCTGCCTTTGCCGATTCCGATATCCTCTCCGTCATGATTAAGGGGGCAACCGCGGCTTGGCAACGCGTGAAAAAGCGACGGCGCGAAAATTCCCAATCATTTCCGCCGCTTGTCGCATTTCTCAAAGAAATTTTCGCGTTTTTGTCATTTCCCTGTTGCA from Agrobacterium tumefaciens carries:
- the trxA gene encoding thioredoxin gives rise to the protein MSGTNNPYGSSYGGQMSGNAQYSGELNGASSGHIKDTTTAAFSKDVLEESRHQPVLVDFWAPWCGPCKQLTPVLEKAVNEANGRVKLVKLNIDDHPSIPGQLGIQSIPAIVAFLDGRPVDGFMGAVPESQIKQFIDKIAGPDAGDPKAEIEAVLAEAKQLLADGDHNGAAQLFGAVMQADPENAAAIAGIAECMIAVGQYERASELLSSLPAEVAADAGIQLVSKKIAQYEEARKIGDPVVLERDLALDPDNYEARVKLAKVLNAQGRRDEAADHLLYVMRKDRTFDDDGARRQLLEFFEAWGFKDPASVAGRRKLSSILFS
- a CDS encoding alpha-2-macroglobulin family protein → MSLRALVRISLIAVSTAITFIPAVAAEPSRKVVTTKNGDYFGFDLRTEQNVSLEQCGEICVGDTACKAFTYNPKVQWCFLKSDFNQLNAFPGAVAGKIVQVVAEADIGAPQRLSFVTDSLQQEARRLKSGLAASAEQQSQGLENLLQTARQQAAADAIETYKAALAISPDDGALWAEFSQRAAQVTDNYAIAGQAASAAINAYQLSRTVSARTEALNRLAQAFEKTQNYRAALNAYKESLTLSDNAQTKAAYADLRTRQGFRVINNTIDTDSVSPRACVQFSEPLVKNGVDYSSFVTLDGAAPKAIEAKGSEICVEGLTHGQRYKIAFRAGLPSSVEEPLEKQVDLDIYVRDRAASVRFTGENFVLPGTARRGIPIVSVNAEKADLKLYRIGDRNITSVLANSQFLTQMDGYNADRIENEIGELVWQGSIDIQPDLNKDVVTSFPVDEALPERKPGIYVLTAVPPGTAPETWDSRATQWFLVSDTGITTYAGTDGLNVFVRSLGSAAPLGGVDLQLLAKNNEVLGTAKTDADGRAVFSAGLMRGTAAQAPAILTARNGDKDYVFLDMTRAGFDLSDRGVTGRAAPGAIDVFSWTERGIYRAGETVHAAALARDVDGKAIEDLPLTFIFSRPDGVEDRRFVSDGKALGGHAVDLPLQANAMRGTWTLRIHTDPKTAAISEKSFLVDDFVPDRTEFDLSSKVKQIEPGAETPIDVDGRYLYGAPAAGLTLEGEVAVKPTRTSTDFEGYFFGLADEESEEENRTALADLPALDEEGKASFNVDLTDLPSTTQLLSANVIVRMREAGGRAVERSLTLPVKAQAPVIGIKPQFSGDLAQNSVGRFHIIGVTADGAKQAMSGLSWKLIKVERNYQWYRQGNSWRYEPVEYTKQTETGTVSVDANGGEISVPVTWGRYRLEVEGAGNGAPVSSVEFDAGFYVEASSTETPDALEIALDKQNYKIGDTAKLKVSSRFAGQLMVTSGSEKLISVQNAEIGADGGEIDIPVTEEWGAGAYVTATLFRPGDAQESRMPMRAIGIKWLAVDPAERKLAVTLGAPQKTLPRQPLEIPISVAGAGVGEKAYVIVAAVDVGILNLTRYEPPQPDEWYFGQRRLGLEIRDLYGRLIDGSLGATGRLRTGGDGGGAALQGSPPTEKLVAFFSGPVELDADGKATVSFDIPQFNGTARIMAVAWTKTGVGHAVSDAVIRDPVVVTASAPKFLAPGDVSQLRLDIANTDGEAGDYRLDVTSNTALTVDQGEMSQTLALQKGGKSSLTVPLTGEQPGNGAITIKVSNAAGLSLEQVLNVPVRPAVLPVTTRREIKIAPNSSLTINGDLLADSMLLGSSVAVNVTRSPAFDIPALVMMLDKYPYGCAEQTTSRALPLLYLSEMTKDSGIAEDPDTRRRVQEAIYRVLSFQSSSGSFGLWSPGYGDLWLDAYISDFLTRAREQGYDVPEQAMVQALSNLQNGLSYDSNVKDRGNEIAYSLYVLARNRKAAINDLRYYADTALADFPTPLAKAQVAAALSLYGDQARAKTVFGASLDMASRATKVSFARADYGSALRDGAATLALAAESRPVPAVVPQLAGAVAKEWEKKPYTSTQEQAWMLLAARAVKGEDKDIRLDVNGDLQTGGFGKRMTGDELLAAPLKIANASADPVTAVVTTVAPPAQPLAAGGEGFTITRTYYSMDGEEVNASEVVQNERYVAVLNVTPKNDWQARILVTDLLPSGFEIDNPSLVNSAALSNFDWLPETEAAHTEFRYDRFVAAFNRTAGDSSEITLAYVVRAVTPGTYDHPAASVEDMYRPQFSARTATGRMEVRSATP
- a CDS encoding Trm112 family protein; the protein is MDDRMSNADPKLLELLVCPLTKGRLSYDRARNELVSESAGLAYPIRDGVPIMLISEARKLED
- a CDS encoding prolyl-tRNA synthetase associated domain-containing protein; amino-acid sequence: MAENSPKTAADLFAFLDGLGIEHKTKQHEPVYTVAESQSLRDLIPGGHTKNLFVKDKKDQYFVLTVEENAVVDLKSVHKTIGAASRVSFGRPEKMLEYLGVVPGSVTVFGAINDTGGQVTFVLDSDLLENELINGHPLSNDQTTTIGNKDLIRFLEATGHTPLVLKVSE
- a CDS encoding LON peptidase substrate-binding domain-containing protein, which gives rise to MHVGNARYVKNNDLPETVPVFPLSGALLLPEGHLPLNVFEPRYLAMIDMALAGHRVIGMVQPALHVIEGGHDGGPLSAVGCLGRITSFSETGDGRYVISLTGICRFRLLEEVDVGKPYRSFRHAPFIADLSGEYDEDAVDRENLLRVFRAFLDANQLEADWESVERAGNRVLVNSLSMMSPFGPAEKQALLEAPDLRTRAETLIAITEIVLAQGSGEAGTVLQ